The Pseudomonas azotoformans genome has a segment encoding these proteins:
- a CDS encoding LemA family protein: MQAAQGYRWGVKAAVLLLISTVLSGCGINNIPTLDEQAKAAWGQVQNQYQRRADLIPNLVEVVKGYAAHEQDTLTAVIEARAKATSIQVDASTLDNPEKLKQFQQAQDGLSGALSRLMVVSERYPDLKANQNFLALQSQLEGTENRIAVARRDFIQAVQAYNTEIRTFPGRLWHSVMYSDLPIRATFEATSADADKAPQVKFK, encoded by the coding sequence ATGCAAGCAGCACAAGGCTACCGCTGGGGCGTGAAAGCCGCAGTTTTGTTACTAATTAGTACCGTATTGAGTGGTTGCGGCATCAACAACATTCCCACACTGGATGAACAGGCCAAGGCGGCCTGGGGCCAGGTGCAGAACCAGTACCAACGTCGTGCCGACCTGATCCCCAACCTGGTGGAAGTGGTCAAGGGCTACGCCGCCCATGAGCAAGACACCCTCACCGCCGTGATTGAAGCGCGGGCCAAGGCCACCTCGATCCAGGTGGATGCGAGCACCCTCGACAACCCGGAAAAACTCAAGCAGTTCCAGCAGGCCCAAGATGGCTTGAGCGGCGCACTCAGCCGCTTGATGGTGGTGTCCGAGCGCTACCCGGACCTGAAGGCCAACCAGAACTTCCTGGCCCTGCAATCCCAGCTTGAAGGCACTGAGAACCGTATCGCCGTGGCTCGCCGCGACTTTATCCAGGCGGTGCAGGCCTACAACACTGAGATCCGCACTTTCCCTGGCCGTCTGTGGCACAGCGTGATGTACAGCGACTTGCCGATCCGCGCCACGTTTGAAGCCACCAGTGCCGATGCCGATAAAGCGCCGCAAGTGAAGTTCAAATAA
- the bglX gene encoding beta-glucosidase BglX codes for MKKLCLLGLVATLASHPVWAETKPAALKDKDAFVSDLLKQMTLDEKIGQLRLISIGPEMPRELIRKEIAAGRIGGTFNSITRPENRPMQDAAMRSRLKIPMFFAYDVIHGHRTIFPISLALASSWDMDAIGRSGRIAAQEAAADSLDITFAPMVDISRDPRWGRTSEGFGEDTYLVSRIAEVMVKAFQGVSPANADSIMASVKHFALYGAVEGGRDYNVVDMSPVKMYQDYLPPYHAAIKAGSGGVMVALNSINGVPATANTWLMNDLLRKDWGFKGLAVSDHGAIFELIKHGVAKDGREAAKLAIKAGIDMSMNDSLYGKELPGLLKSGEIEQSDIDNAVREVLGAKYDMGLFKDPYLRIGKAEDDPADTYAESRLHRAEARDIARRSLVLLKNQNNTLPLKKSATIALVGPLAKAPIDMMGSWAAAGKPEQSVTLLDGLNAVIGEKGKIIYARGANITNDKAVVDYLNFLNFDAPEVVDDTRPAQVMIDEAVKAAKDADVVVAAVGESRGMSHESSSRTDLNIPQSQRDLIKALKATGKPLVLVLMNGRPLSILEENQQADAILETWFAGTEGGNAIADVLFGDYNPSGKLPITFPRSVGQIPTYYNHLTIGRPFTPGKPGNYTSQYFDDTTSPLFPFGYGLSYTTFSLSDMALSSTTLNKTGKLDASVTVTNTGKVDGETVVQLYIQDVAGSMIRPIKELKNFQKVMLKAGEERTLHFTITEEDLKFYNTQLKFAAEPGEFNVQIGLDSQDVQQQTFELL; via the coding sequence ATGAAAAAGCTGTGTTTGCTCGGCCTTGTTGCCACTCTGGCCAGTCACCCCGTATGGGCAGAAACAAAGCCTGCTGCGCTTAAAGACAAGGACGCCTTCGTCAGCGACCTGCTCAAGCAGATGACCCTGGATGAAAAGATCGGCCAATTGCGCCTGATCAGCATCGGCCCCGAAATGCCCCGCGAACTGATCCGCAAGGAAATCGCCGCCGGCCGCATCGGCGGCACCTTCAACTCCATCACCCGCCCGGAAAACCGTCCGATGCAGGACGCGGCGATGCGCAGCCGCCTGAAGATCCCGATGTTCTTCGCCTACGACGTGATCCACGGCCACCGCACGATTTTCCCGATCAGCCTGGCCCTGGCCTCCAGCTGGGACATGGACGCCATCGGCCGCTCCGGACGCATCGCCGCCCAGGAAGCCGCCGCCGACAGCCTCGACATCACCTTTGCGCCGATGGTCGACATCTCCCGCGACCCACGCTGGGGCCGCACTTCCGAAGGCTTCGGTGAAGACACCTACCTGGTTTCACGCATCGCCGAAGTGATGGTCAAGGCGTTCCAGGGTGTGAGCCCGGCGAATGCCGACAGCATCATGGCCAGCGTCAAGCACTTCGCCTTGTATGGCGCGGTGGAAGGCGGCCGCGACTACAACGTGGTCGACATGAGCCCGGTCAAGATGTACCAGGACTACCTGCCGCCCTACCACGCGGCGATCAAGGCCGGTTCCGGCGGCGTGATGGTGGCGCTGAACTCGATCAACGGCGTGCCCGCCACCGCCAACACCTGGCTGATGAACGACCTGCTGCGCAAGGACTGGGGCTTCAAGGGCCTGGCCGTGAGCGACCACGGCGCGATCTTCGAGCTGATCAAGCACGGCGTGGCCAAGGACGGGCGTGAAGCCGCCAAGCTGGCGATCAAGGCCGGCATCGACATGAGCATGAACGACTCGCTGTACGGCAAGGAATTGCCCGGCCTGCTCAAGTCCGGCGAGATCGAGCAGAGCGACATCGACAACGCCGTGCGCGAAGTGCTCGGCGCCAAGTACGACATGGGATTGTTCAAAGACCCGTACCTGCGCATCGGCAAGGCCGAGGATGACCCGGCAGACACCTACGCCGAAAGCCGCCTGCACCGCGCCGAAGCCCGCGACATCGCCCGCCGCAGCCTGGTGCTGCTGAAAAACCAGAACAACACGCTGCCGCTGAAGAAATCCGCGACCATCGCCCTGGTCGGCCCGCTGGCCAAGGCGCCGATCGACATGATGGGCAGTTGGGCCGCCGCCGGTAAGCCGGAACAGTCGGTCACCCTGCTCGACGGTTTGAACGCGGTGATCGGCGAGAAAGGCAAGATCATCTATGCCCGTGGCGCCAACATCACCAACGACAAGGCGGTGGTCGACTACCTGAACTTCCTCAACTTCGATGCGCCGGAAGTGGTGGATGACACCCGCCCAGCCCAGGTGATGATCGACGAGGCCGTCAAGGCCGCCAAGGATGCCGATGTGGTGGTGGCTGCCGTGGGCGAGTCCCGTGGCATGTCCCATGAATCCTCAAGCCGCACCGACCTGAACATCCCGCAAAGCCAGCGCGACCTGATCAAGGCCCTGAAGGCCACCGGCAAGCCGCTGGTGCTGGTGCTGATGAACGGCCGCCCATTGTCGATTCTCGAAGAGAACCAACAGGCCGACGCGATCCTGGAAACCTGGTTCGCCGGCACCGAAGGCGGCAACGCGATTGCCGACGTACTGTTTGGTGACTACAACCCGTCGGGCAAACTGCCGATCACCTTCCCACGCTCGGTGGGGCAGATTCCGACCTACTACAACCACCTGACCATCGGCCGGCCGTTCACCCCAGGCAAGCCGGGCAACTACACCTCGCAGTACTTCGATGACACCACCAGTCCCCTGTTCCCGTTCGGCTACGGCTTGAGCTACACCACGTTCAGCCTGTCGGACATGGCGTTGTCGTCCACCACCCTGAACAAGACCGGCAAGCTCGACGCCAGTGTCACCGTGACCAACACCGGCAAGGTGGATGGCGAAACCGTGGTGCAGCTGTATATCCAGGACGTGGCCGGCTCGATGATCCGCCCGATCAAGGAGCTGAAGAACTTCCAGAAAGTCATGCTCAAGGCCGGCGAAGAGCGCACGTTGCACTTCACCATCACCGAGGAAGACTTGAAGTTCTACAACACCCAACTGAAGTTCGCGGCAGAGCCGGGCGAGTTCAATGTGCAGATCGGGTTGGATTCCCAGGATGTGCAGCAGCAGACGTTCGAATTGCTCTGA
- a CDS encoding DMT family transporter gives MSSRENTGMALGLLGVIIFSLTLPFTRIVVQEIHPLLNGLGRALFAAIPAAALLLWRRERWPTWRQVRGLCLVIAGVILGFPVLSAWAMQTLPASHGALVNGLQPLCVALYAAWLSHERPSKAFWACAALGSGLVLSYALITGAGSIQAGDLLMLGAIAVGGLGYAEGGRLAKEMGGWQVICWALVLSTPVLIGPVWYLAAQHQGAISMRAWWAFGYVSLFSQFLGFFAWYAGLAMGGIARVSQIQLLQIFFTIAFSALFFGEHIEPITWLFACGVIVTVMLGRKTAVQPAPVAVADQAR, from the coding sequence ATGAGCTCGCGCGAAAACACCGGCATGGCCCTCGGCCTGCTGGGCGTCATCATCTTCAGCCTGACCCTGCCCTTCACCCGCATCGTGGTGCAGGAAATCCACCCGTTGCTCAACGGCCTGGGCCGCGCGTTGTTCGCGGCAATCCCGGCGGCGGCGCTGTTGCTGTGGCGCCGTGAGCGCTGGCCGACCTGGCGCCAGGTGCGCGGGCTGTGCCTGGTGATCGCGGGCGTGATCCTGGGTTTCCCGGTGCTGTCGGCCTGGGCCATGCAGACCTTGCCGGCGTCCCATGGCGCGCTGGTCAACGGCCTGCAACCGCTGTGCGTGGCGCTGTACGCGGCGTGGCTGTCCCATGAGCGGCCGTCGAAAGCCTTCTGGGCCTGTGCGGCGCTGGGCAGTGGCTTGGTGTTGAGCTACGCGTTGATCACCGGCGCCGGCAGTATCCAGGCCGGTGATTTGCTGATGCTCGGTGCAATCGCGGTGGGCGGCCTGGGTTATGCCGAAGGCGGCCGATTGGCCAAGGAGATGGGCGGCTGGCAGGTGATCTGTTGGGCGCTGGTACTGTCGACGCCCGTGCTGATCGGGCCGGTGTGGTACCTGGCGGCGCAGCATCAAGGGGCGATTTCCATGCGCGCCTGGTGGGCGTTTGGCTACGTGTCGCTGTTCTCGCAGTTCCTGGGGTTCTTTGCCTGGTACGCCGGGTTGGCCATGGGCGGGATTGCGCGGGTCAGCCAGATCCAGCTGTTGCAGATCTTCTTCACCATCGCGTTTTCGGCGCTGTTCTTTGGCGAACACATCGAGCCAATCACCTGGCTGTTTGCCTGTGGGGTGATCGTGACGGTGATGCTGGGGCGCAAGACGGCGGTGCAGCCTGCGCCCGTGGCTGTGGCCGATCAGGCCAGGTAG
- a CDS encoding class I SAM-dependent methyltransferase, producing the protein MSVTAQPARPAPDHHAQFIELLSASLAQNAFIKLVLAKYVGEEAELQRLIIKPVTVKEQACLSFVYRYKTRDITKNFPQAEGVAAIAALLPAQFKNAHLLSLTDEAQLEYSKKNKSSLFKSKPQQLREAPSAEHNREKNRFLDLSRPFLADLGVTDAKQALIPSMSRKWKQINKFIEVFSHALTSSPLKLDQPVRVADFGSGKGYLTFAIHDYLRNTLKAEGEVTGVELREDMVTLCNSAAARLEHPGLVFKCGDVRSVAPSELDVMIALHACDIATDYAIHTGIRSGASIIMCSPCCHKQIRLQIQSPLLLKPMLQYGLHLGQQAEMVTDSLRALFLEACGYETKVFEFISLEHTNKNKMILAVKRAEPVDNAQLLEKIQALKAFYHITEHCLEALLRADGYLA; encoded by the coding sequence ATGTCTGTCACCGCTCAACCTGCCCGCCCTGCGCCGGATCATCACGCCCAGTTCATTGAACTGCTCAGCGCAAGCCTCGCGCAAAACGCCTTTATCAAGCTGGTGCTGGCCAAGTACGTCGGTGAGGAAGCCGAGTTGCAGCGGCTGATCATCAAGCCGGTCACGGTCAAGGAGCAGGCGTGCCTGTCCTTCGTCTACCGCTACAAGACCCGCGACATCACCAAGAACTTCCCGCAGGCCGAAGGTGTGGCAGCGATTGCCGCGTTGCTGCCGGCGCAGTTCAAGAACGCGCACCTGCTGTCGCTGACTGACGAAGCCCAGCTGGAATACAGCAAGAAGAACAAAAGCTCGCTGTTCAAAAGCAAGCCACAGCAACTGCGTGAAGCGCCGTCGGCTGAGCATAACCGCGAGAAGAATCGCTTCCTCGACCTGAGCCGGCCATTCCTCGCCGACCTCGGTGTGACCGACGCCAAGCAGGCGCTGATCCCGTCGATGTCGCGCAAGTGGAAGCAGATCAACAAGTTCATCGAAGTGTTCAGCCACGCGCTCACCTCGTCGCCTTTGAAGCTGGACCAGCCGGTGCGTGTCGCTGACTTCGGCTCGGGCAAGGGCTACCTGACGTTCGCGATCCACGACTACCTGCGCAACACCCTCAAGGCCGAGGGCGAAGTGACCGGCGTCGAGCTGCGCGAAGACATGGTGACCCTGTGCAACTCAGCGGCCGCCCGCCTGGAGCATCCGGGGCTGGTGTTCAAGTGCGGCGATGTACGCAGTGTGGCGCCCAGCGAACTGGACGTGATGATCGCCCTGCATGCCTGCGACATTGCCACGGACTACGCGATCCACACCGGCATCCGTTCCGGCGCGTCGATCATCATGTGCTCGCCGTGCTGCCACAAGCAGATTCGCCTGCAGATCCAGAGCCCACTGCTGCTCAAGCCGATGCTGCAATACGGCCTGCACCTGGGCCAACAGGCCGAAATGGTCACCGACAGCTTGCGTGCGCTGTTCCTCGAAGCCTGTGGGTATGAGACCAAGGTGTTTGAGTTCATCTCGTTGGAACACACCAACAAGAACAAGATGATTCTGGCGGTCAAGCGCGCCGAGCCTGTGGACAACGCGCAGTTGCTGGAGAAAATCCAGGCGCTTAAAGCGTTCTACCACATCACCGAACATTGCCTGGAAGCCCTGCTGCGCGCGGATGGCTACCTGGCCTGA
- a CDS encoding citrate-proton symporter, translated as MQIAKPGVSRTRQVVAAVIGNALEWYDFIVYGFLASIIARQFFPSDDEYASLLMALATFGVGFFMRPVGGILLGIYSDRKGRKAAMQLIIRLMTVSIALIAFAPNYAAIGMGAPLLIVVARMLQGFATGGEYASATAFLVESAPAHRKGLYGSWQLVGQCLAVFGGAAMVAAVTHFFSPQTLDLWGWRLPFVFGLLIGPVGLWIRRHMEDPEEFIEARKQATGPAPSLMQVVREHRRSILVSMGLACGATVSFYVVLVNMPTFAHKSLGLPLDQVLMVQMFAVALMTVVIPLSGLLSDRLGRRPVLMAFTLAFFVMVYPLYVWVAAAPSIERLLVMQVMLCTAIGGFFGPAPTALAEQFPIEVRSTGVSVAYNVAVMVFGGFAPLIVTWLTQVLGTPVAPSFYVLFACVLTLLGTYCMHEAPRAKQPQPFSKEVKP; from the coding sequence ATGCAGATTGCAAAACCAGGTGTGTCCCGCACCCGCCAAGTGGTGGCGGCCGTGATCGGCAATGCGCTGGAATGGTATGACTTCATCGTTTATGGCTTTCTGGCGAGCATCATCGCCCGGCAGTTTTTCCCATCGGATGACGAGTACGCCTCGCTGCTGATGGCCTTGGCCACTTTCGGCGTGGGCTTTTTCATGCGTCCGGTGGGCGGCATCCTGTTGGGGATCTATTCCGACCGCAAAGGCCGCAAGGCTGCGATGCAGTTGATTATCCGGCTGATGACCGTGTCCATCGCGCTGATCGCCTTCGCACCCAATTACGCCGCCATCGGCATGGGCGCGCCGTTGCTGATCGTGGTGGCGCGCATGCTTCAAGGGTTTGCCACCGGCGGTGAATACGCGAGCGCCACAGCGTTCCTGGTGGAAAGCGCGCCGGCCCATCGCAAGGGCTTATATGGCTCCTGGCAATTGGTGGGGCAATGCCTGGCCGTGTTCGGCGGCGCGGCGATGGTGGCGGCGGTCACGCATTTCTTTTCGCCGCAAACCCTCGACCTGTGGGGCTGGCGCTTGCCGTTTGTGTTCGGTTTGCTGATTGGTCCGGTGGGCCTGTGGATTCGCCGGCACATGGAAGACCCGGAGGAATTCATCGAGGCACGCAAACAGGCAACCGGCCCGGCGCCGAGCCTGATGCAGGTGGTGCGCGAGCATCGGCGCAGCATCCTCGTGTCCATGGGCCTGGCCTGTGGCGCGACGGTGTCGTTCTATGTGGTGCTCGTGAACATGCCGACCTTTGCCCATAAAAGCCTCGGTCTGCCGCTGGATCAAGTGCTGATGGTGCAGATGTTTGCGGTGGCACTGATGACCGTAGTGATTCCACTGTCAGGGCTGCTCTCGGATCGCCTGGGGCGGCGGCCGGTGTTGATGGCGTTCACCTTGGCGTTTTTTGTGATGGTCTATCCGCTGTATGTGTGGGTCGCTGCTGCACCGTCCATCGAGCGTCTGCTGGTGATGCAGGTGATGCTGTGCACCGCCATCGGCGGCTTTTTCGGGCCGGCACCGACGGCATTGGCTGAGCAGTTTCCCATCGAAGTTCGCTCGACCGGTGTATCGGTCGCCTATAACGTGGCGGTCATGGTGTTCGGCGGTTTCGCGCCGTTGATTGTCACTTGGCTGACCCAAGTGCTGGGCACGCCCGTCGCGCCATCTTTCTATGTATTGTTCGCTTGCGTGCTGACGCTGCTGGGCACTTACTGCATGCATGAGGCGCCGCGGGCCAAGCAACCGCAGCCGTTTTCCAAAGAGGTGAAGCCTTGA
- a CDS encoding phospholipase D-like domain-containing protein, with product MSGAVFPWRSANRFELLIDGPNFFPQMLVDIARAEQQVELELYLVEAGSCAEAMVQALVLAAERGVQVRCLFDDYGSLAFTLGLRKRLTDAGVELRFYNRLSWRRWMRNLYRDHRKLLLIDQSIAFVGGTGVTDEFWTPGNDSADWHEVMVQISGPLVQDWQALFDRQWHANNARRAWKPATHFGLPRLPRMPATGPGLGRVAYADARQHRDILQSLIRALNSGKQRIWLATPYFLPTWGVRRALRRAAGRGVDVRLLLTGPRTDHPSVRYAGHRYYPRLLRSGVQIFEYQPCFLHLKMVLVDDWVSIGSCNFDHWNLRFNLEANLEALDPELTRAVVGSFERDFAQSLAVSLEAWKSRPLWRRVKQRVWGWIDRLVVNLLDRRG from the coding sequence ATGAGCGGCGCGGTGTTCCCCTGGCGCAGCGCCAACCGTTTCGAATTGCTGATCGACGGGCCGAATTTCTTCCCGCAGATGCTGGTGGACATTGCCCGCGCCGAGCAGCAAGTCGAGCTGGAGTTGTACCTGGTGGAAGCCGGGAGCTGTGCCGAAGCCATGGTGCAAGCGTTGGTGCTCGCCGCCGAACGCGGCGTGCAGGTGCGCTGCCTGTTCGATGATTACGGCAGCCTGGCGTTTACCCTCGGGCTGCGTAAACGCTTGACCGACGCGGGTGTAGAACTGCGTTTCTACAATCGCCTGAGCTGGCGCCGTTGGATGCGCAATCTGTACCGCGATCATCGCAAACTGTTATTGATCGACCAGAGCATCGCCTTTGTCGGCGGCACCGGCGTGACCGACGAGTTCTGGACGCCGGGCAATGACAGCGCCGACTGGCATGAAGTCATGGTGCAGATCAGCGGCCCGTTGGTGCAGGACTGGCAAGCATTGTTCGACCGTCAATGGCACGCCAACAACGCGCGCCGCGCCTGGAAACCAGCCACCCACTTCGGCTTGCCACGCTTGCCCAGGATGCCGGCCACCGGGCCGGGGCTAGGCCGTGTCGCCTACGCCGACGCCCGCCAACACCGCGATATCCTGCAATCGCTGATCCGTGCGTTGAACAGCGGCAAACAGCGGATCTGGTTGGCGACCCCGTATTTTCTGCCCACCTGGGGCGTACGCCGTGCGTTACGTCGGGCCGCAGGGCGTGGCGTAGACGTGCGTTTGCTACTCACTGGCCCACGCACCGATCACCCGTCCGTGCGTTATGCCGGCCACCGTTATTACCCGCGCTTGCTGCGTTCGGGCGTGCAGATCTTTGAATACCAGCCGTGCTTCCTGCACCTGAAAATGGTGCTGGTGGATGACTGGGTCAGTATTGGGTCGTGCAATTTCGACCACTGGAATTTGCGCTTCAACCTGGAAGCCAATCTGGAAGCGTTGGACCCTGAATTGACGCGGGCGGTGGTGGGCAGTTTCGAGCGGGATTTCGCGCAGAGCCTGGCAGTGAGCCTGGAGGCGTGGAAGTCGCGGCCATTGTGGCGGCGGGTAAAGCAGCGGGTGTGGGGGTGGATTGATCGGTTGGTGGTGAATTTGTTGGATAGACGCGGCTAG
- a CDS encoding IclR family transcriptional regulator, producing METGTVRSVERALAIVELLGEHQALGLEELHYLTRLPKATVSRMLLTLQEQGWVYRGLSDRRYRLRAQRLFGDTQQRFKRQVVESAAPWLLELSERTGLVVDLSCFDGERLEVMESAIPSVLRKLYPNNCQIVGQHASLFHSAMGKACLTQLPAEEVQRLAGRDQVAADEQYQACEQTQHQGFGQRTEGYWEYPVRLPFLIRAVALPVRANGRLVGSMALHWPMHQAPVERVLNLHLASLEETVREVQRALA from the coding sequence ATGGAGACAGGCACCGTACGCTCGGTCGAGCGCGCGCTGGCAATCGTCGAGTTGCTGGGCGAGCACCAGGCTCTGGGGCTGGAGGAGTTGCACTACCTCACACGTCTGCCCAAGGCCACGGTGTCGCGCATGTTGCTGACGTTGCAGGAGCAGGGCTGGGTCTATCGTGGCCTGAGTGATCGCCGTTACCGCCTACGCGCCCAACGCCTGTTTGGTGACACCCAGCAACGCTTCAAACGCCAGGTAGTAGAAAGCGCGGCGCCGTGGCTGCTGGAACTCAGCGAGCGCACCGGGCTGGTGGTGGATTTATCCTGTTTTGATGGCGAGCGCCTGGAAGTCATGGAAAGCGCGATCCCCAGCGTGTTGCGCAAGCTATACCCCAACAATTGCCAGATCGTCGGCCAGCACGCCAGCCTGTTTCATTCGGCGATGGGCAAGGCCTGCCTGACCCAATTGCCGGCCGAAGAGGTGCAACGGTTGGCGGGGCGCGACCAGGTGGCGGCGGACGAGCAATACCAGGCCTGCGAGCAAACCCAGCACCAGGGCTTCGGCCAGCGCACCGAGGGGTATTGGGAGTATCCGGTGCGCCTGCCGTTTCTGATTCGCGCCGTGGCCCTGCCGGTGCGCGCCAACGGTCGCCTGGTCGGCAGCATGGCGTTGCATTGGCCGATGCATCAGGCGCCGGTGGAGCGGGTGTTGAACCTGCACTTGGCCAGCCTGGAAGAGACGGTGCGCGAAGTGCAGCGCGCATTGGCGTAA
- a CDS encoding YceI family protein encodes MFNASVIKPLALALLAAAAVPAHADWYLDNESSRLSFVTTKNTEIAEVQRFLVLHGKVDSKGAAQLEVELESVNSGIPLRDERMRNQLFEIKTFPDALINAQINLQPINDLAPGAQLELRLPLSVTLHGKTQTYSAELLATRLDDRRFQVVTLEPLVMHAEDFDLAPGVAAMRKAAGLKSISLSVPVGAVLIFTAR; translated from the coding sequence ATGTTCAACGCTTCTGTGATCAAACCCCTGGCCTTGGCCCTGTTGGCCGCCGCCGCTGTGCCTGCCCATGCCGACTGGTACCTGGATAACGAGTCCTCGCGTCTGTCCTTCGTCACCACCAAGAACACCGAAATCGCTGAAGTGCAGCGCTTCCTGGTGTTGCACGGGAAGGTCGACAGCAAGGGCGCGGCGCAACTTGAGGTGGAGCTGGAGTCGGTCAACAGTGGCATCCCGCTGCGCGACGAGCGCATGCGCAACCAGTTGTTCGAGATCAAGACTTTTCCCGATGCGTTGATCAACGCGCAAATCAACCTGCAACCGATCAACGATTTGGCCCCTGGCGCGCAATTGGAATTGCGCCTGCCGTTGTCCGTGACCCTGCACGGCAAGACCCAAACCTACAGCGCCGAGCTGTTGGCCACGCGCTTGGACGACCGACGCTTCCAGGTGGTGACCCTGGAACCGCTGGTGATGCATGCCGAGGACTTTGACCTGGCGCCGGGTGTGGCGGCGATGCGCAAAGCGGCGGGGCTCAAGTCGATCAGTCTGTCGGTGCCGGTGGGTGCGGTGCTGATCTTCACGGCGCGCTGA
- a CDS encoding TPM domain-containing protein, translating into MALLTEHEQRQVAEAIARVEKTTDAELVTVLAARADDYAYIPLLWASLIALVVPGVVHYLSGYLTMYTLLLAQWATFIVLCLVFRLPKVTTRLIPRSVRHWRASNLARRQFLEQNLHHTLGSTGVLIFVSEAERYVEILVDDGISKRLDDGSWDVIVKAFTQQVKQGQTLAGFIDCIEACGELLKVHVPVTQTRNELPNRLVVLE; encoded by the coding sequence ATGGCATTACTGACTGAACACGAGCAGCGCCAAGTCGCGGAAGCGATCGCCCGCGTCGAGAAAACCACCGACGCGGAGCTGGTGACCGTATTGGCCGCCCGCGCCGACGACTACGCTTATATCCCGCTGTTGTGGGCCAGTCTGATCGCGTTGGTGGTGCCCGGCGTGGTGCATTACTTGTCGGGTTACCTGACCATGTACACCTTGCTGTTGGCGCAATGGGCGACATTCATCGTGTTGTGCCTGGTGTTCCGTTTGCCCAAGGTGACCACGCGGTTGATCCCCCGTTCGGTGCGCCACTGGCGTGCGTCCAACCTGGCGCGGCGGCAGTTCCTGGAGCAGAATCTGCACCACACCCTGGGCAGCACCGGCGTGCTGATTTTTGTCAGCGAGGCGGAGCGGTACGTGGAGATTCTGGTGGATGACGGCATTTCCAAGCGCCTGGATGACGGCAGTTGGGATGTGATCGTCAAGGCGTTTACCCAGCAGGTGAAACAGGGGCAGACGTTGGCGGGGTTTATCGACTGCATCGAAGCCTGCGGCGAGTTGTTGAAGGTGCATGTGCCGGTGACGCAAACCCGCAATGAACTGCCCAATCGATTGGTGGTGCTGGAGTAA
- a CDS encoding TPM domain-containing protein, whose translation MRLLRIGLALWLLACVGAAQAALTFPALTGRVVDNAQMIDPATRQQLTQQLQALEQTSGDQIVVVTVPDLQGAPIEDFGYQLGREWGIGQKGKDNGALLIVARDERKLRIEVGYGLEGVLTDAQSWVIINQVIAPAFKAGHYSKGISDGVAAMVQVVGGEPLAVPAHVADANFAKDNPGFSIGLFILLIGVLWLCNRMGLPVGAILLAILSSSGRGGGGGGGGGGFRGGGGGFGGGGASGGW comes from the coding sequence ATGCGTTTATTACGGATAGGCCTGGCGTTGTGGCTGTTGGCCTGCGTCGGTGCGGCCCAGGCAGCGCTGACCTTCCCGGCGCTGACCGGGCGGGTGGTGGACAACGCCCAGATGATCGACCCGGCCACGCGCCAGCAACTGACGCAGCAGTTGCAGGCGCTGGAGCAGACCTCCGGCGACCAGATCGTGGTGGTCACCGTGCCTGACCTGCAGGGCGCGCCCATTGAGGACTTCGGTTATCAATTGGGCCGCGAGTGGGGTATCGGCCAGAAGGGCAAGGACAACGGCGCGCTGTTGATCGTCGCCCGCGATGAGCGCAAATTGCGCATCGAAGTCGGCTATGGCCTGGAAGGTGTGCTCACCGATGCGCAGTCGTGGGTGATCATCAACCAGGTGATTGCGCCGGCGTTCAAGGCCGGTCACTACAGCAAAGGCATCAGCGACGGCGTGGCCGCGATGGTGCAGGTGGTGGGCGGCGAGCCACTGGCGGTGCCGGCGCATGTGGCGGATGCCAACTTTGCCAAGGATAATCCCGGGTTTTCCATCGGCCTGTTTATCCTGCTGATCGGCGTGTTGTGGCTGTGCAATCGCATGGGGCTGCCGGTGGGCGCTATTTTGCTGGCGATTCTCAGCAGCAGCGGCCGTGGCGGTGGCGGCGGGGGAGGCGGCGGTGGTTTTCGGGGCGGCGGTGGCGGCTTCGGCGGCGGCGGGGCTTCAGGCGGCTGGTGA